In one window of Armatimonadota bacterium DNA:
- a CDS encoding ABC transporter ATP-binding protein codes for MTHDERALVEIRGLVKHFPAGRGKVVHAVDGVSLDIVRGETVGLVGESGCGKTTLGRLICRLEEPTGGSVVFDGADLMQLSPGALRPLRRRMQLIFQDPFSSLNPHKTVGQIVGLPLRLSGTGSKATIRQRVGELLQLVGLDPAHASQFPHQFSGGQRQRIGIARALACEPDLVVADEPVASLDVSIQAQILAILRGLQERLDLTAVFISHDVSVVSHVSQRIAVMYLGRIVEVGPARDVIHQPLHPYSRALLAAVPRIERDSRRADALLSGDPPSPIAVPRGCRFHTRCYVEQVPECRRVEPELRELGAAHFVACHLADGAGRG; via the coding sequence GTGACGCATGACGAACGAGCGCTCGTCGAGATACGGGGCCTGGTTAAGCACTTCCCGGCCGGGCGAGGGAAAGTCGTCCATGCCGTGGACGGGGTGTCGCTCGACATCGTGCGCGGCGAGACGGTGGGCCTGGTCGGCGAGAGCGGCTGCGGCAAGACCACTCTCGGCCGGCTGATATGTCGCCTCGAGGAACCGACGGGCGGCAGCGTCGTGTTCGACGGCGCCGACCTGATGCAGCTCTCGCCCGGGGCGCTTCGGCCGCTGCGCCGCCGGATGCAGTTGATATTCCAGGATCCGTTCTCCTCTCTTAATCCCCATAAGACCGTGGGGCAAATCGTCGGGCTTCCACTGCGCCTGAGCGGGACTGGCTCGAAGGCGACGATCCGACAGCGTGTGGGCGAGCTGTTGCAGCTCGTGGGGCTCGACCCCGCGCACGCGAGCCAGTTTCCCCACCAGTTCAGCGGCGGTCAGCGTCAGCGGATCGGTATCGCTCGAGCGCTCGCTTGCGAGCCGGATCTCGTGGTCGCGGACGAGCCGGTCGCCTCCCTGGATGTGTCCATTCAGGCGCAGATACTGGCCATTCTGCGCGGGCTGCAAGAACGTCTCGATCTCACGGCGGTGTTCATCTCGCACGACGTCAGTGTCGTGTCTCACGTGAGCCAGCGGATCGCAGTCATGTACCTCGGGAGGATTGTCGAGGTGGGGCCTGCTCGGGATGTGATTCATCAGCCGCTGCATCCCTACTCGCGCGCGCTGCTGGCGGCGGTCCCGCGCATCGAGCGCGATTCGCGGCGCGCCGACGCGTTGCTCTCGGGTGACCCGCCGAGCCCCATCGCCGTGCCTCGGGGCTGCCGTTTCCACACCCGGTGCTATGTCGAGCAAGTCCCTGAGTGCCGACGCGTGGAGCCCGAATTGCGGGAACTCGGCGCGGCGCATTTCGTGGCATGCCACCTGGCCGACGGCGCCGGCCGGGGATGA
- a CDS encoding hydantoinase B/oxoprolinase family protein: MDSLGRKPRDAVKLAVISSALLGVAETMGEALVRAAFSPNIKERRDCSTAVFDARGRLIAQAEHIPLHLGSMLGVVEAMLERYPPAALRPGDAFAANDPYLGGGTHLPDVTVVSPFFAEGQVAAFVANVAHHADIGARVPGGISGDARSIDEEGLRLQPVRLATAEGVCREVIELFTSRCRMPEQRRLDLTGQLAANRVGLGRLDEVFHKYGATEMNEAIADWLDATERRLRAAVARMPDGRYESADEMEGAAGEGMIPIHVAVDVRGDRLRLDFSGSGPPSLGAINVPRNALLATVYYAIRASLDPELPSNAGLHRAIEVSVPDRSIVNAQPPAAVGARTDTCQHVAGRIIEAFSLALPGQLPAPSNDASTAVVFSGVDPRSGREYVYVEAVAGGAGGGPDDDGLDGVQVHITNTSNLPVESLEHAFPILVERYEFVSDSGGPGELRGGLGLRRDVRIVGHEATFSAHGDRHQRGARGAAGGRPGGRGCYAVNPGTDSEARLPPKVSGVRLEPGAVLSVRTPGGGGYGPPERRARERVLADLRAGRISRRTATEVYGVSDEGSGRSPGAVGASDDSERKDEEAQT; the protein is encoded by the coding sequence GTGGATAGCCTCGGACGCAAGCCGAGAGACGCGGTCAAGCTCGCGGTGATCTCCAGCGCACTCCTCGGAGTCGCCGAGACGATGGGCGAAGCCCTGGTGCGCGCCGCCTTCTCGCCCAACATCAAGGAACGGCGCGACTGCTCGACGGCGGTGTTCGACGCCCGTGGGCGACTCATCGCCCAGGCGGAGCACATCCCGCTCCATCTTGGATCAATGCTTGGGGTCGTCGAAGCCATGCTCGAGCGCTATCCACCAGCCGCCTTGCGACCGGGCGACGCGTTCGCTGCGAACGATCCTTACCTGGGAGGCGGCACGCACCTGCCGGACGTCACCGTCGTCTCGCCGTTCTTCGCCGAGGGCCAGGTCGCCGCGTTTGTCGCCAATGTCGCTCACCACGCGGACATCGGCGCTCGGGTTCCCGGCGGCATCTCCGGGGACGCGCGTTCGATTGATGAAGAGGGACTGCGTCTGCAACCAGTCAGACTGGCGACGGCGGAGGGCGTCTGCCGTGAGGTGATCGAGTTGTTCACCTCGCGCTGTCGCATGCCGGAGCAGCGTCGCCTCGATTTGACCGGTCAACTGGCCGCAAACCGCGTCGGCCTCGGCCGACTCGACGAGGTGTTCCACAAGTACGGAGCCACCGAGATGAATGAGGCTATCGCCGATTGGCTCGATGCGACGGAACGTCGCCTGCGAGCGGCGGTGGCGAGAATGCCGGACGGACGTTACGAATCCGCGGACGAGATGGAGGGCGCGGCCGGCGAAGGGATGATTCCCATCCATGTGGCCGTTGACGTCAGGGGCGACCGGCTGCGACTCGACTTCTCCGGCAGCGGGCCGCCTTCGCTCGGGGCCATCAACGTGCCTCGCAACGCACTGCTGGCGACGGTCTATTACGCCATTAGGGCAAGCCTGGATCCGGAGCTGCCGTCGAACGCCGGCCTGCACCGGGCGATCGAGGTATCGGTTCCGGACCGAAGCATCGTCAATGCTCAGCCCCCTGCTGCCGTGGGAGCGCGCACCGATACGTGCCAGCATGTCGCGGGCCGGATCATTGAGGCTTTTTCCCTGGCTCTGCCCGGGCAACTGCCCGCGCCGAGCAATGACGCGAGCACGGCGGTCGTGTTCTCGGGCGTTGACCCTCGCAGCGGGCGCGAGTACGTCTATGTGGAGGCGGTGGCCGGCGGCGCCGGGGGCGGGCCGGATGATGACGGCCTCGACGGTGTCCAGGTGCATATCACCAATACCTCGAATCTGCCTGTTGAGTCTCTCGAACACGCGTTTCCGATACTCGTCGAGCGCTATGAGTTCGTTTCGGATTCAGGCGGCCCAGGAGAACTCCGCGGTGGCCTCGGACTGCGGCGCGACGTTCGTATCGTGGGGCACGAGGCGACGTTCTCGGCCCACGGCGACCGCCACCAACGCGGCGCCCGCGGAGCAGCAGGCGGCCGCCCCGGGGGACGCGGGTGCTACGCCGTCAATCCGGGCACTGATTCGGAAGCGCGTCTGCCACCGAAGGTCTCAGGGGTGCGACTCGAGCCGGGCGCCGTCCTGTCGGTCCGAACGCCTGGAGGGGGCGGTTATGGCCCGCCGGAGCGCCGAGCGCGCGAGCGCGTGCTTGCGGATCTCCGGGCTGGCCGCATCTCCCGTCGGACGGCGACGGAGGTGTACGGAGTCTCCGATGAAGGCAGCGGCCGCTCGCCCGGCGCGGTTGGCGCATCGGATGACAGCGAACGGAAGGACGAGGAAGCGCAGACGTGA
- a CDS encoding hydantoinase/oxoprolinase family protein, which yields LGRIAPAGLLGGAMSLDPEAARGAMASKVGEALGLGPEGAALGAVALAVANVRRAVEAMTMARGRDPREFVLVAAGGAGPLIACELAAELGINEVIVPTAPGNFSAFGLVASDLRRDWVRTRITLACGERLPELAAEFRALEDKAQQWLTESLEPTARVTLLRRIAARYQGQDYELDVEVPSGQLSPVTLGQVIEAFHEAHQARYGYHLQTQPVEFVDVMVSAVGAVTRPHTAVPADGKQGGAAQTGARPVLADGQEQVEEWPVLDRARLSGGDGVAGPTIIEQYDSTIYLPRGCIARVVDGGCLRVATGGSRG from the coding sequence GCTGGGCCGCATAGCACCGGCGGGCTTGCTGGGCGGGGCAATGTCTCTCGATCCGGAAGCTGCCCGAGGGGCAATGGCGAGTAAGGTCGGCGAGGCGTTGGGGCTCGGTCCGGAGGGCGCGGCTCTCGGCGCTGTAGCGCTCGCCGTTGCCAACGTCCGACGTGCGGTCGAAGCGATGACGATGGCCCGCGGCCGCGATCCGCGGGAGTTCGTTCTCGTCGCGGCGGGCGGCGCCGGGCCACTCATCGCGTGCGAACTCGCCGCTGAACTCGGAATCAACGAGGTGATCGTCCCGACGGCCCCGGGCAATTTCTCCGCGTTCGGCCTCGTCGCGAGCGATCTGCGTCGGGACTGGGTCAGAACCCGCATCACGCTCGCCTGCGGCGAACGACTGCCCGAGCTTGCCGCGGAGTTCCGGGCGCTCGAGGACAAGGCACAACAATGGCTGACGGAGAGCCTTGAACCCACGGCGCGAGTGACCCTCTTGCGTCGTATCGCGGCGCGCTATCAGGGCCAGGACTATGAATTAGATGTCGAAGTGCCGTCGGGACAATTATCACCGGTGACGCTCGGCCAAGTGATCGAGGCCTTCCACGAAGCGCATCAGGCGCGGTATGGATACCACTTGCAGACACAGCCGGTCGAGTTCGTGGACGTAATGGTTTCCGCTGTGGGCGCCGTGACCCGGCCGCATACCGCGGTGCCCGCTGACGGCAAGCAGGGCGGGGCGGCGCAGACGGGCGCTCGCCCGGTGCTCGCGGACGGGCAGGAGCAGGTTGAGGAGTGGCCGGTTCTCGACCGCGCTCGACTCAGCGGCGGCGATGGGGTTGCGGGGCCGACGATCATCGAGCAATACGACTCGACGATTTACTTGCCGCGCGGGTGCATTGCGCGCGTGGTTGACGGCGGCTGCCTTCGGGTGGCAACGGGGGGAAGTCGTGGATAG
- a CDS encoding MFS transporter, with protein sequence MTSAHAPGTGPSYPRWRARIFAAIWLGYGAYYLCRVNISLAIPSIMDEFGLSKTAMGAITTSLFVAYAVGQLINGQLVDRVGGRLLIGVGAIASAVLCFAFGFAGAAAVMAGLWFVNGYFQAMGWTSTVKTMANWFPPRTRGHMSGWLGTSYQVGNAYAWLLAGYLVANAGWRWAFWLPAVILAVIGISAYAVLRDEPEQVGLPSIEAEEGLSPQPGDGDAGASYLGLRFTLRQSLANPRIWLLGIAFMSFQLVRYGLIVWAPTYLFDVQGGNIRLVTVQVVALPLAGSVGSVLSGWMTDRFFQSRRAPVVTVQLVMLAAFTFIFPHLPRDQVALTVAFLMLIGATTYGPDVLMAGALAMDVGTRKAAGSTAGLIDSLGYVGATATAVLSGWLADNYGWDWAFVLWAGGALFAAILMATMWNYRPPRGRYL encoded by the coding sequence ATGACCTCCGCTCACGCCCCCGGCACGGGCCCGTCCTATCCCCGTTGGCGCGCGCGCATCTTCGCCGCCATCTGGCTCGGCTACGGCGCGTACTACCTCTGCCGCGTCAACATCTCGCTCGCCATCCCCAGCATCATGGACGAGTTCGGGCTCTCCAAGACGGCCATGGGGGCGATCACCACTTCGCTTTTCGTCGCCTACGCGGTGGGACAGTTGATCAACGGGCAGCTGGTTGACCGCGTGGGCGGACGCCTGCTCATCGGCGTCGGCGCCATCGCTTCCGCGGTGTTGTGCTTCGCCTTCGGTTTCGCCGGAGCGGCGGCCGTCATGGCCGGGCTGTGGTTCGTCAACGGCTATTTCCAGGCCATGGGCTGGACCTCGACCGTCAAGACCATGGCAAACTGGTTCCCCCCACGCACGCGCGGGCACATGTCGGGCTGGCTCGGTACGTCGTACCAGGTGGGCAACGCGTACGCGTGGTTGCTCGCGGGATACCTGGTTGCGAACGCCGGGTGGCGCTGGGCATTCTGGCTCCCCGCGGTGATCCTGGCGGTCATCGGCATATCGGCCTACGCCGTTCTGCGCGACGAGCCGGAGCAGGTCGGCCTGCCCTCCATCGAGGCGGAGGAGGGGCTGAGTCCACAACCCGGCGACGGCGACGCCGGCGCGTCCTACCTCGGTTTGCGATTCACCCTGCGCCAGTCGCTGGCGAACCCGCGCATCTGGCTGCTCGGCATCGCATTCATGTCGTTCCAACTCGTCCGCTACGGGCTCATCGTGTGGGCGCCGACGTACCTGTTCGACGTTCAGGGCGGGAATATTCGATTGGTGACCGTGCAGGTCGTCGCGCTTCCGTTGGCCGGCTCGGTGGGATCGGTGCTCAGCGGCTGGATGACCGACCGCTTCTTCCAGTCCCGCCGCGCGCCGGTGGTCACCGTGCAGCTCGTCATGCTGGCGGCCTTCACCTTCATTTTCCCGCATCTGCCGCGCGATCAGGTCGCGCTCACCGTCGCCTTTCTCATGCTCATCGGCGCGACGACATACGGACCGGATGTTCTCATGGCCGGGGCTCTCGCCATGGATGTGGGCACGCGCAAGGCGGCCGGCTCGACCGCGGGGCTGATTGATTCGCTCGGCTACGTGGGAGCCACCGCGACCGCCGTCCTGAGCGGCTGGCTGGCGGACAACTACGGCTGGGATTGGGCATTCGTCCTGTGGGCGGGCGGCGCGCTGTTCGCGGCGATCCTGATGGCGACGATGTGGAATTATCGCCCGCCCCGCGGCCGATATCTGTAG
- a CDS encoding zinc-ribbon domain-containing protein, translating to MRCRNCQADIPDDAAFCPKCGTRQAAGAALETIDQMIEDYRRRLNTKPDDADARFQLALAYKHKKLDDLAIAELEQLRQQGVEFADLECELAALYLRQGRRDDAAEAVRRALALEADHRAAKQLIQRIGEGKDG from the coding sequence ATGCGTTGCCGCAATTGCCAAGCCGACATACCGGACGACGCCGCCTTCTGCCCGAAGTGCGGCACCCGCCAGGCCGCCGGCGCCGCGCTCGAGACCATTGATCAGATGATCGAGGATTACCGCCGCCGCCTCAACACCAAGCCCGACGACGCCGACGCGCGCTTTCAGCTTGCGCTGGCGTATAAGCACAAGAAGCTGGACGACCTCGCGATAGCCGAACTGGAGCAACTGCGGCAGCAGGGCGTCGAGTTCGCCGACCTGGAATGCGAGCTGGCGGCGTTGTACCTGCGTCAGGGCCGGCGGGATGATGCAGCCGAGGCCGTCCGCCGCGCCCTCGCCCTCGAAGCGGATCATCGCGCCGCCAAGCAGCTGATCCAGCGCATCGGCGAGGGCAAGGACGGCTAG
- a CDS encoding HIT domain-containing protein: protein MDRLWAPWRMEYIERVDSGDECFLCAKPQENDDEKNHIIHRAETAFIILNAFPYSNGHLMVAPYRHTGDLLDLTEAELAAVMAEARLGTRLLTAAMSPQGFNLGINIGRIAGAGVADHIHLHIVPRWSGDTNFMPVIGDTKVLPQALDDSYRLLRNTLDDIERRR from the coding sequence ATGGATCGCCTGTGGGCGCCCTGGCGCATGGAGTATATCGAGCGGGTTGACAGCGGCGACGAGTGCTTTCTCTGCGCGAAGCCGCAGGAGAACGACGACGAGAAGAACCACATCATCCATCGCGCCGAGACAGCCTTCATCATCCTCAACGCCTTCCCATACAGCAACGGCCATCTCATGGTCGCGCCGTACCGGCATACGGGCGATCTGCTCGATCTGACCGAAGCCGAACTCGCGGCGGTCATGGCCGAGGCTCGCCTCGGCACGCGCCTGCTCACCGCCGCGATGAGCCCGCAGGGCTTCAACCTCGGCATCAACATCGGCCGCATCGCCGGCGCCGGCGTCGCCGACCATATCCATCTCCACATCGTCCCGCGCTGGAGCGGCGACACCAATTTCATGCCGGTCATAGGCGACACGAAGGTGTTGCCCCAAGCCCTCGATGACTCCTATCGCTTGCTGCGCAACACGCTCGATGACATAGAGCGTCGGAGGTGA
- a CDS encoding DUF2961 domain-containing protein has translation MQKIALAAALACLSVVAVRIAAAAPPSPVTALGALPELLDFTAGRASSHDVTGGNGDSWSFDPGQMREIANIEGPGAITHLWFTMGAREPGFLRKVVIRMYWDDEKEPSVECPIGDFFGLGHGQYYRYSCAPIQIGDYGGLNCYWRMPFAKRARVTLTNECDSGFGIYFYVDYVTYKPRAVDFGKLGYFHAQYRQGRPPDMDEDYTILDAKGRGSYVGCNYTIQLSQIGWWGEGDDKFYIDGDTKPTIWGTGSEDYFGGAWGFPNTDYANLYIGVPLNGFFQTGAITNCYRYHIEDPVPFTKSVRLDIEHRGEGVDAAGQRTGFVVRPDYIASVAYWYQTEPHAPFAALPSVNDRLIEEQRDVFVEPDSADVEQYLNFVKITGAPAEILKIEKMHHYPGARWSRGEQALVDAAEPGVELHIPTAAVPGITEMAVFYTKGPDYGTFSVLYGDEVLLDSVDAYAQQVTRSDPLVVKFPRPVG, from the coding sequence ATGCAGAAGATCGCTTTGGCGGCAGCGCTCGCATGTCTGTCGGTAGTCGCCGTGAGAATCGCCGCGGCAGCCCCCCCATCGCCCGTGACCGCCCTCGGCGCGCTCCCCGAACTGCTTGACTTCACGGCCGGGCGCGCGTCGAGCCATGACGTCACAGGCGGCAACGGCGACTCGTGGTCTTTCGACCCGGGCCAGATGCGCGAGATCGCGAACATCGAGGGCCCCGGCGCCATCACCCACCTCTGGTTCACCATGGGCGCGCGCGAGCCGGGCTTCCTCCGCAAGGTCGTCATTCGCATGTACTGGGATGATGAAAAGGAGCCGAGCGTCGAGTGCCCCATCGGCGACTTCTTCGGGCTCGGCCACGGCCAGTACTATCGGTACTCGTGCGCCCCGATTCAGATCGGCGATTACGGCGGCCTTAACTGCTACTGGCGCATGCCCTTCGCCAAGCGCGCGCGGGTGACCCTCACCAATGAGTGCGACAGCGGCTTCGGCATCTACTTCTACGTTGACTACGTCACGTACAAGCCGCGCGCCGTGGACTTCGGCAAGCTCGGCTACTTCCACGCGCAGTACCGGCAAGGCCGCCCGCCCGACATGGACGAGGACTACACGATCCTTGACGCCAAAGGCCGCGGCTCCTACGTCGGCTGCAACTACACCATTCAGCTCTCGCAGATCGGTTGGTGGGGCGAGGGCGACGACAAGTTCTACATCGACGGCGACACCAAGCCCACCATCTGGGGCACCGGCAGCGAGGACTATTTCGGCGGCGCGTGGGGCTTCCCCAACACGGACTACGCGAACCTCTATATCGGCGTCCCGCTCAACGGGTTCTTCCAGACCGGCGCGATCACAAACTGCTACCGCTATCATATCGAGGATCCCGTGCCGTTCACGAAATCCGTCCGCCTCGATATCGAGCACCGCGGCGAGGGCGTGGATGCTGCGGGTCAGCGTACCGGCTTCGTGGTGCGCCCAGACTATATCGCGAGTGTCGCATATTGGTATCAGACGGAACCGCATGCGCCTTTTGCGGCTCTCCCATCGGTCAATGACCGCCTGATTGAGGAGCAGCGAGACGTCTTCGTCGAACCCGACTCCGCGGACGTCGAGCAGTACCTTAACTTCGTGAAGATCACCGGCGCCCCGGCGGAGATACTCAAGATCGAGAAGATGCACCACTACCCCGGCGCGCGCTGGAGCCGCGGAGAGCAGGCACTCGTGGATGCCGCGGAGCCCGGCGTCGAGCTCCACATCCCCACGGCCGCGGTTCCGGGGATCACCGAGATGGCGGTCTTCTACACGAAGGGCCCCGACTACGGTACCTTCAGCGTCCTCTACGGCGACGAGGTCCTGCTCGACTCCGTGGACGCGTATGCGCAGCAGGTCACGCGCTCGGATCCGCTCGTCGTCAAGTTTCCGCGGCCGGTCGGC
- a CDS encoding MBL fold metallo-hydrolase, protein TTTLITGEGFRLLVDPSGEDADRMASELDRRSGLRASDVDAVFFTHEHGDHHAGLRHFPNAQWWAAPAVAAAVNRSHSYTREVTAAGQLIFDAIQVMHTPGHTATHHSLRFDCGGMSVVIAGDAVMTRDFWDARLGYFNSADFELAARTIDDIAAVADIVVPGHDNYLIVSRAAGQQSRAGR, encoded by the coding sequence CACGACTACCCTGATAACCGGTGAGGGGTTCCGCCTACTGGTTGACCCGTCGGGTGAGGACGCCGATCGCATGGCGTCGGAGCTTGATCGGAGAAGCGGCCTGCGCGCGAGCGACGTTGATGCCGTGTTTTTCACCCACGAGCACGGCGATCATCATGCCGGGCTCCGGCATTTCCCGAATGCGCAGTGGTGGGCGGCTCCGGCAGTGGCCGCCGCCGTCAATCGGTCGCACTCATACACCAGAGAGGTGACGGCAGCGGGTCAGCTCATCTTCGACGCAATCCAGGTGATGCACACGCCGGGACATACCGCGACACATCACAGTCTCCGGTTCGACTGCGGCGGCATGTCCGTGGTGATCGCCGGCGATGCGGTGATGACGCGCGATTTCTGGGATGCGCGACTCGGGTACTTCAACTCCGCCGACTTCGAATTGGCCGCTCGCACGATAGATGACATCGCCGCCGTCGCGGATATCGTCGTGCCCGGCCACGATAATTACCTCATCGTCTCACGCGCCGCCGGGCAGCAATCGCGTGCAGGGAGATAA
- a CDS encoding aldo/keto reductase, with protein sequence MIPRVQFGRTGLEVTRLGLGGYPFGGVNRAREWDPFTPECRATAIRTIRAALDAGINYIDTAPSYGDGNSESIIGEAAQGRRDEFVLATKVGYGEDASAETVTASVEASLRRLRTDVIDIIQFHGGMYTEGEVRHIIDGGLLDALERLREKGVVRFLGFTVEEPWTAKPLIATGRFDMMQVRYNLIYQSAAHHVLNEAREMDMGVAVMRPVTSGIFQRLAPHIAPRWQDAHDLYDVALKYVLSDSRAHVANVGMRWPEEVARNVALAESFEPAFDMADLPRGTAAVYQAEDDAAIG encoded by the coding sequence ATGATACCTCGTGTGCAATTCGGCAGAACCGGGCTGGAGGTCACGCGACTCGGCCTCGGCGGGTATCCGTTCGGCGGCGTCAATCGCGCCCGCGAATGGGACCCGTTCACGCCGGAATGTCGCGCGACGGCTATCCGCACCATCCGCGCCGCGCTCGATGCGGGCATCAACTACATAGACACCGCGCCGAGCTACGGAGACGGCAACAGCGAATCCATCATCGGCGAGGCCGCGCAAGGGCGCCGCGATGAGTTCGTTCTCGCGACCAAAGTCGGCTACGGCGAAGACGCCTCTGCGGAAACGGTTACAGCCAGCGTCGAAGCATCGCTCCGCCGCTTGCGGACAGATGTGATTGACATCATCCAGTTCCACGGCGGGATGTACACCGAGGGCGAGGTCCGCCACATCATCGACGGCGGCCTGCTCGACGCGCTGGAGAGGCTGCGCGAGAAGGGCGTGGTGCGCTTTCTCGGGTTCACCGTCGAGGAACCGTGGACCGCGAAGCCGCTCATCGCGACCGGCCGCTTCGACATGATGCAGGTGCGGTACAACCTGATCTACCAGTCGGCGGCGCACCACGTGCTCAACGAAGCGCGCGAGATGGACATGGGCGTAGCGGTGATGCGGCCGGTGACGTCGGGCATCTTCCAGCGACTCGCACCGCACATCGCCCCGCGCTGGCAGGATGCTCACGACTTGTACGACGTGGCGCTGAAGTACGTGCTCTCGGACAGCCGCGCGCACGTCGCCAACGTGGGCATGCGCTGGCCCGAGGAGGTGGCGAGGAACGTCGCCCTAGCCGAGTCGTTTGAGCCCGCGTTTGACATGGCCGACCTTCCGCGCGGGACCGCGGCGGTCTACCAGGCCGAGGATGACGCGGCAATCGGCTGA
- a CDS encoding CehA/McbA family metallohydrolase → MGTERFVVEGTAKRRDATLTVTARNQFDFEGVWLRGNFHCHVGGPEHAGAVRDWYRDRGFDFLAATDHDAVTAFPPEQDGFITLPGSEISHAHVVGLGLRDAPAAQPRTVEGIADIVEAVRAQGGVAILAHPHWSGWRWEELRAAAEAGIEGFEVVNAICYGINGKGRSDQLWTLLLDRGYRPSAIGSDDAHSTEDRFAGKGWTGVLAAQRTPEAVLDAVREGRTYASEGPQLRAIRWQAPGTVVVECSPCAACHFMSNSGGARTRLASEPSGQSDHFELDLATEGYRIGAYLSVVIEDDRGRRAWSSAMDVETSMVDR, encoded by the coding sequence ATGGGAACCGAGCGATTCGTCGTAGAGGGCACGGCCAAGCGGCGCGACGCGACGCTGACGGTCACGGCGCGGAACCAATTCGACTTCGAGGGCGTGTGGCTCCGCGGCAACTTCCACTGCCACGTCGGAGGACCGGAACATGCGGGGGCGGTGCGCGATTGGTATCGCGACCGCGGCTTCGATTTCCTCGCCGCGACGGATCACGACGCGGTCACCGCGTTTCCACCGGAGCAGGATGGATTCATTACACTGCCCGGCTCGGAGATATCCCACGCGCACGTGGTGGGGCTGGGGCTGCGCGATGCTCCCGCCGCTCAGCCGCGCACGGTCGAGGGCATCGCCGATATCGTCGAGGCCGTTCGCGCCCAGGGCGGCGTGGCCATCCTCGCGCACCCACATTGGTCCGGCTGGCGCTGGGAGGAGCTGCGCGCGGCAGCCGAGGCGGGGATAGAAGGCTTTGAGGTGGTCAATGCGATCTGCTACGGCATCAATGGCAAGGGGCGCTCGGATCAACTGTGGACTCTGTTGCTCGACCGGGGCTACCGGCCTTCTGCGATAGGCAGCGATGACGCGCACAGTACCGAAGACCGGTTCGCCGGCAAGGGATGGACCGGCGTGCTCGCGGCGCAGCGCACGCCCGAGGCGGTGCTGGACGCCGTGCGCGAGGGCCGCACCTATGCCTCCGAGGGCCCGCAGCTACGCGCCATCCGCTGGCAGGCGCCGGGCACGGTTGTGGTGGAGTGCTCGCCCTGCGCGGCGTGCCACTTCATGTCCAACAGCGGCGGGGCGCGCACGCGCTTGGCCTCGGAGCCGTCGGGCCAGAGCGACCATTTCGAACTCGACCTCGCGACCGAGGGCTACCGCATCGGCGCGTATCTCTCCGTTGTGATTGAAGACGATCGCGGCCGGCGAGCGTGGTCCAGTGCCATGGATGTGGAAACCAGCATGGTTGACCGCTGA